Sequence from the Sander lucioperca isolate FBNREF2018 chromosome 16, SLUC_FBN_1.2, whole genome shotgun sequence genome:
caaacccacaacGTTACTCACCGTAGGCAttgtattcctttttttcatttctttcccTCAACTCTCCTGATTTCCTCCTTCTTCACcctcatccttccttccttcttgtcTTTTCTCCCCGAATCACTCGCATCCTCtgtttccttcctttccttgtTCCCTACTCTGTTCTCCTTCCTGTCATCCTTTCCCCGTCCTCTTCTGTTATGTTAATGAAGTTGTAACTTTATTCATATTTACTGGGGTGACACACTTTCGGATGAAGTTCATTCTGCCTCTGGTTCTCTGCCTAGTCGTCTCAGCTCCTCCACattctgagagacagacagacagacaggtaggcagagagaagagagacagatagacagacagttAGATGTTTGTGTACTCTGCTTGTGTTTGGACTTTGTTCCTGTTTGCAGATTAAACAGAAAGTTTATAAAAGTTTAAATGTTCTGTGTGAGCAGTTGCACTGATACTCAGTTAtagtagaatatatatatatttacacatatAATGTtagatattataatattattatacatactgttattatttatatatatatatatatatatatatatatatatatatatatatatatatatatatatatataatatttaatagAAATACTCACCCTGATACCTGCACCAGAATGACTCCTGCAGAGAGGAAAGACTTTCTGTTAGATAGTAAACttatatttctgtctgtctgtctgtctctctgtctgtctctctgtctgtctgtctgtctgtctacctgcctgtctgtctgtctgtctgtctgtctgtctgtctgtctgtctgtctctctgtctgtctctctgtctgtctgtctgtttacctgcctgtctgtctgtctgtctgtctgtgtgtctgcctgtctagctctctgactgtctgtctgtctgaatagcAACGTGAGTCTTACCGTTTTATCCGGCTCTTCTAACACTTCTCTGGCTTCTTCGTAGTTGCACATTTCctccacacactctctctccatgttccctgacagaaaacacatacattattattattattattattattattattattattattaataataataataataataataataataatacacagtGTATATCCATATTATCCAATgtcaaaatagtaaaaaaagcGTCAGAGAAATGTTAAAAGCGTTAAAAAACCATGCAAAAGTGTCAACAAAAAGTACTTCTACTGTGTTCAGGCTAAGGAAAAAGCATACTTAAAGGTGCCTTGCCACACTAAACCCTGTTTCCTTGTatgtttttgaaatatgtgaggtccatatgt
This genomic interval carries:
- the LOC118493359 gene encoding coagulation factor X-like, yielding MLPGNMERECVEEMCNYEEAREVLEEPDKTESFWCRYQECGGAETTRQRTRGRMNFIRKCVTPVKLWCVFRHIDNYYPLRQWRRKNK